The genomic region AAGCCGTTGCTGGAAGCGCCCGGCGGACCGTATTGCTTAAGGGTGTTGACGTAGAAGTTGGCGGCCGCGGTCCATTCGGGGCTGGTCAGCTCGGGCTTCCACTGCTCGTCGAACCAGCGCGCGCCAAACGCATTGGCCATGGTGCTCAGCAATGCGATGTTTTCGCCCCAACCGGCCTTGCCACGCAGGCACAGGCCGTACTGGTCTTTGTCCTTGGCGGTGAGTTTGGCAGCGAATTCACCCAGTTCGGTCCAGGTCGGATGTGAGGGCATGCTCAGGCCGGCTTGCTTGAACAGGTCGGTGCGGTAGTAGGTGACGGTGCTTTCGCCGTAGAACGGCAAGGCATACAGGGTATTGTTGACGGACAGGCCCTGGCGTACCGAGGGGAAGATATCCTCGATGTCATAGTCGGCCGGTAGTTGGGTCAGCGGCTCCAGCCAGTGCTTGGCGCCCCACAACGGGGTTTCGTAGGTGCCGATGGTGAGCACGTCGAACTGCCCGCCCTGGGTGGCGATATCGGTGGTGAGGCGCTGGCGCAGCACATTTTCTTCCAGCACCACCCACTTGAGCTGGATATCCGGGTGCTGCGTTTCGAACACCTTGGATAGACGTTGCATACGGATCATGTCGCTGTTGTTGACCGTGGCGATGGTGACGGTTTCAGCGGCATGGCTGGGTATGGCCAGGGCCAGGCCGGTCAGCAGGAACAGTGCTTGCGGTAGCTTGAGCATGGCGGTTTCCACCTGTTGTTTTTGTTGTCGAGCCCCGATTACAGCAGCTTGGCCTGGCCCTCACAAACGCCTGGCGAATCAGCGACTGATACTTTTTTAACCTCGGGCCCAGGATCAAAAAAGTATCAGTGCCAAGTGAAACCGGGAGTAGCGCGCTGATTGCCAGTGCGCGTATTTTTAAGGCCATTGCATACCTACAAGAGGCATCAGCATGCCCGTCAGTCGCGTCCAACTGTTTGAGCACCGCCCTGCCGAACTCGAAGTGATCCTGCCCGAACCGCAGCATTGCTTTCGCTGGTTCGAACATGACTATCCCTATGAGCTGGCGCGCTGGAACCAT from Pseudomonas synxantha harbors:
- a CDS encoding ABC transporter substrate-binding protein; the protein is MLKLPQALFLLTGLALAIPSHAAETVTIATVNNSDMIRMQRLSKVFETQHPDIQLKWVVLEENVLRQRLTTDIATQGGQFDVLTIGTYETPLWGAKHWLEPLTQLPADYDIEDIFPSVRQGLSVNNTLYALPFYGESTVTYYRTDLFKQAGLSMPSHPTWTELGEFAAKLTAKDKDQYGLCLRGKAGWGENIALLSTMANAFGARWFDEQWKPELTSPEWTAAANFYVNTLKQYGPPGASSNGFNETLALFNSGKCAIWVDASVAGSFTTDTSQSKVADRVGFAAAPTEVTDKGSSWLYAWSLAIPATSKHKDAAKAFISWATSKAYIQLVAEKEGVTNVPPGTRQSTYSAAYLQAAPFAQVTLEMMKHADPAHPSVKPVPYVGIQYVTIPEFQAIGTSVGKLFSAALTGGMSVEQALQQAQASTEREMKRAGYPK